GTACCAGCGGACACTGGTCGTCCCGATGACCGTCGTCGTATGGCCCTACCTTGATGAGATCCTCGCCGGGCTGCGTCGCCGCGGCATGGACGTCGCGCATTACTTCATCACTGTTCCGACCGACGTCATTCGCGGGCGAATCGAGGCGCAGTCGTTCTGGCCACAGGACCCAGCCCGGGACGCGCAGGTCCGCACATGGCGGCTGGCCCAGGTGAATCGGTGTGCCCAAGCGGCTCAGAACCTGCCGGCCGGCACCATCGTCCTCGACGGAACGCTGCCCGTGGAGCAACTGACGGCAAGGGTGACAGGCGCAGCCCGTGGCTAACGCGCAGGGTTCATCGCCCACAGTTTGAGCCCGGGGAGCCGGTGCTGTGGCAGCAAGGGCTCACCGTTCGGCGGTTCAGGCGGGGACGAGTTCGATCTGGTTCAGCTCCTGGTGGTGTCCCTGCGGTAGAAGCGCTTCGTGCCGACGTCGCTGCCAGCCAGACTGATTATGTCGGCGAGAACCGGAGCCGTTTCTCAGCGAGTTTCAGAGCCAGCTCGGGCCGGTCGGCGTGATCAATGTCGGTGAGTTCGAGCGCCACCTTCGTGTGAGTCAGGCGTCTGCCGGAGACTTGACCCGCCGGGTTCGGTCGGGGTTTCCAGGCGGTGGCGCTCGAACTCAGCAACAAAGCTGAGGTCAGAGCCCGGCACCCGGGCCGAACCGGAGTGCGGGATCTACTCCTGCGGAGCCTCGACTTGATCACCCCCGGCTGACGGAAGGCGAGCAGGTCAGCCGCATGCGGCAGC
This is a stretch of genomic DNA from Micromonospora sp. WMMD1082. It encodes these proteins:
- a CDS encoding AAA family ATPase, giving the protein MRVIWVNGAFGAGKTTLAQQLIADDPQLLLFDAELPGFMLREIVPLPPSGDFQDLRIWRRSVVDTAVALAQEYQRTLVVPMTVVVWPYLDEILAGLRRRGMDVAHYFITVPTDVIRGRIEAQSFWPQDPARDAQVRTWRLAQVNRCAQAAQNLPAGTIVLDGTLPVEQLTARVTGAARG